Proteins encoded within one genomic window of Citrobacter amalonaticus Y19:
- the pcnB gene encoding polynucleotide adenylyltransferase PcnB, producing MFTRVANFCRKVLSREESEAEIAVARPRMTVIPREQHAISRKDISENALKVMYRLNKAGYEAWLVGGGVRDLLLGKKPKDFDVTTNATPDQVRKLFRNCRLVGRRFRLAHVMFGPEIIEVATFRGHHEGSESDRTTSQRGQNGMLLRDNIFGSIEEDAQRRDFTINSLYYSVADFTVRDYVGGMQDLEDGVIRLIGNPETRYREDPVRMLRAVRFAAKLDMKISPETAEPIPRLATLLNDIPPARLFEETLKLLQAGYGYETYKKLREYSLFQPLFPTITRYFTENGDSAMERIIAQVLKNTDNRIHNDMRVNPAFLFAAMFWYPLLEMAQKIAQESGLAYYDAFALAMNEVLDEACRSLAIPKRLTSLTRDIWQLQLRMSRRQGKRAWKLMEHPKFRAAYDLLALRAEVENNTELQRLTQWWGEFQVSAPPEQKGMLNELDEDPSPRRRHRRPRKRAPRREGTA from the coding sequence ATTTTTACCCGAGTCGCTAATTTTTGCCGCAAGGTGCTAAGCCGCGAAGAGAGCGAGGCTGAAATTGCCGTCGCCCGTCCGCGTATGACGGTCATCCCGCGCGAGCAGCACGCTATTTCACGCAAAGATATCAGTGAAAATGCCCTGAAGGTAATGTACAGGCTGAATAAAGCGGGATACGAAGCCTGGCTGGTTGGCGGAGGCGTCCGCGACCTTCTGCTTGGCAAAAAACCGAAAGATTTTGACGTCACGACCAATGCGACGCCAGACCAGGTGCGCAAGCTGTTCCGTAACTGCCGCCTTGTAGGCCGCCGTTTCCGTCTGGCACACGTCATGTTTGGCCCGGAAATTATTGAAGTCGCCACCTTTCGTGGTCATCACGAAGGCAGCGAAAGCGACCGTACCACGTCCCAGCGCGGACAAAACGGTATGCTGCTGCGCGACAACATTTTCGGCTCCATCGAAGAAGACGCCCAGCGCCGTGACTTCACCATTAACAGCCTTTATTACAGCGTCGCTGATTTTACCGTTCGCGACTATGTTGGCGGCATGCAGGATCTGGAAGATGGCGTAATCCGCCTGATCGGCAATCCGGAAACCCGCTACCGCGAAGATCCGGTGCGGATGCTGCGCGCCGTGCGTTTCGCGGCGAAGCTCGACATGAAGATAAGCCCGGAAACGGCAGAGCCGATTCCGCGCCTGGCAACGCTGCTCAACGATATCCCGCCCGCGCGCCTGTTTGAAGAGACGCTGAAGCTGTTGCAGGCGGGCTACGGCTATGAAACCTATAAAAAGCTGCGCGAATACAGCCTGTTCCAGCCACTGTTCCCGACCATCACTCGCTATTTCACCGAGAATGGCGACAGTGCAATGGAACGCATCATCGCGCAGGTGCTGAAAAATACCGATAACCGCATTCATAACGATATGCGCGTTAACCCGGCCTTCCTGTTTGCCGCGATGTTCTGGTATCCGCTGCTGGAAATGGCGCAGAAAATCGCCCAGGAAAGCGGTCTGGCTTACTATGACGCGTTCGCGCTGGCAATGAATGAAGTGCTGGATGAAGCCTGCCGTTCGCTGGCGATCCCGAAACGTCTCACCTCGCTGACCCGCGACATCTGGCAGTTACAACTGCGTATGTCCCGTCGTCAGGGTAAGCGCGCGTGGAAGCTGATGGAGCATCCGAAATTCCGCGCCGCGTATGATTTACTCGCCCTGCGTGCCGAAGTGGAAAATAATACCGAACTGCAGCGCCTGACGCAGTGGTGGGGCGAATTCCAGGTTTCAGCGCCGCCAGAGCAGAAAGGCATGCTGAACGAGCTGGATGAAGATCCGTCACCACGCCGTCGTCACCGTCGTCCGCGTAAGCGCGCGCCGCGTCGTGAAGGAACGGCATGA
- the gluQRS gene encoding tRNA glutamyl-Q(34) synthetase GluQRS has product MTDSHYIGRFAPSPSGELHFGSLIAALGSYLQARARQGIWRVRIEDIDPPREVPGAADTILRQLEHYGLHWDGDILWQSQRHDAYRDALAWLYDRGLSYYCTCTRARVQSIGGIYDGHCRALHNGPAQAAVRIKQQHPVTHFHDRLRGDIQADERLAREDFIIHRRDGLFAYNLAVVVDDHFQGVSEIVRGADLIEPTVRQLSLYQQFGWTPPDYIHLPLALNAQGAKLSKQNHAPALPHGDPRPVLMDALRFLGQQSDWPWREMRVDEILACAVANWTLSTVPESAIVNPAFSNTSC; this is encoded by the coding sequence ATGACTGACTCACACTATATTGGCCGATTCGCCCCGTCACCTTCCGGTGAACTGCACTTTGGCTCCCTCATTGCTGCGCTGGGCAGTTACTTACAGGCTCGCGCCCGTCAGGGAATATGGCGAGTACGTATAGAAGATATTGATCCTCCTCGTGAAGTTCCCGGTGCCGCAGACACGATTCTGCGTCAACTGGAACATTACGGCCTGCACTGGGATGGCGACATTTTATGGCAGTCACAGCGCCATGACGCCTACCGCGACGCGCTCGCCTGGTTATATGACCGGGGGCTGAGTTACTACTGCACCTGTACCCGCGCACGCGTCCAGAGCATTGGTGGAATTTATGATGGTCACTGCCGCGCGTTGCATAACGGGCCAGCGCAAGCGGCAGTGCGCATTAAACAGCAGCATCCCGTCACCCATTTTCACGATCGACTTCGCGGTGATATCCAGGCCGACGAACGCCTGGCGAGAGAAGATTTTATTATCCATCGCCGTGATGGACTGTTTGCCTATAACCTGGCGGTGGTGGTGGATGATCACTTTCAGGGGGTCAGCGAAATCGTGCGCGGTGCCGATTTGATCGAACCGACGGTGCGACAACTCTCGCTGTACCAACAGTTTGGCTGGACGCCTCCGGACTATATTCATCTGCCGCTGGCGCTCAATGCGCAAGGCGCTAAACTTTCCAAACAGAATCATGCCCCTGCCTTGCCGCACGGCGATCCGCGTCCTGTTCTTATGGACGCGCTGCGCTTTCTTGGGCAACAGAGTGATTGGCCGTGGCGGGAGATGCGCGTCGATGAGATCCTCGCCTGTGCCGTGGCAAACTGGACGCTTTCGACAGTCCCTGAATCAGCGATTGTAAATCCGGCATTCTCAAATACGTCGTGCTGA
- the dksA gene encoding RNA polymerase-binding protein DksA, with product MQEGQNRKTSSLSILAIAGVEPYQEKPGEEYMNEAQLSHFRRILEAWRNQLRDEVDRTVTHMQDEAANFPDPVDRAAQEEEFSLELRNRDRERKLIKKIEKTLKKVEDEDFGYCESCGVEIGIRRLEARPTADLCIDCKTLAEIREKQMAG from the coding sequence ATGCAAGAAGGGCAAAACCGTAAAACATCGTCCCTGAGTATTCTCGCCATCGCTGGGGTGGAGCCGTACCAGGAGAAACCGGGCGAAGAGTATATGAACGAAGCCCAGCTGTCGCACTTCAGGCGTATTCTTGAAGCATGGCGTAATCAACTTAGGGATGAAGTCGATCGCACCGTTACTCATATGCAGGATGAAGCAGCCAACTTCCCGGACCCGGTAGACCGTGCCGCACAGGAAGAAGAGTTCAGCCTCGAACTGCGTAACCGTGACCGTGAGCGCAAACTGATCAAAAAGATCGAGAAAACGCTGAAGAAGGTTGAAGACGAAGATTTCGGCTACTGCGAATCCTGCGGTGTAGAAATTGGTATTCGTCGCCTGGAAGCGCGTCCAACAGCCGATCTGTGCATCGACTGCAAAACGCTGGCTGAAATTCGCGAAAAACAAATGGCAGGCTAA
- the sfsA gene encoding DNA/RNA nuclease SfsA yields the protein MQFTPPLQRATLVQRYKRFLADVITSDGTELTLHCPNTGAMTGCATPGDTVWYSTSENIKRKYPHTWELTQTQTGALICVNTLWANRLTKEAIEQGRISELSGYSTLKSEVKYGAERSRIDFMLQADSRPDCYIEVKSVTLAEKDFGYFPDAITERGQKHLRELMSVAAEGKRAVIFFAVLHSAITRFSPARHIDAKYAQLLFEAQRKGVEILIYKAELSADSMTLIEPLTVTL from the coding sequence ATGCAATTTACGCCTCCTCTCCAGCGCGCGACGCTGGTTCAGCGATATAAACGCTTTTTAGCCGATGTGATCACATCTGACGGGACTGAACTCACGCTACACTGCCCCAATACCGGGGCGATGACGGGGTGTGCAACGCCCGGTGATACGGTCTGGTATTCGACGTCAGAGAATATCAAACGCAAATATCCGCACACCTGGGAATTAACCCAAACCCAGACGGGCGCGTTAATTTGTGTTAATACCTTATGGGCTAACAGACTGACAAAAGAGGCGATTGAACAGGGACGAATTTCAGAACTTTCAGGCTATTCCACGCTGAAAAGCGAAGTAAAATACGGCGCCGAACGGAGCCGCATTGATTTTATGTTACAGGCAGATTCACGGCCTGACTGCTATATTGAAGTGAAATCGGTAACGTTAGCGGAAAAGGATTTTGGTTATTTTCCCGATGCCATCACTGAACGAGGTCAGAAACATCTTCGGGAACTGATGAGCGTAGCGGCCGAGGGCAAACGCGCTGTGATTTTCTTTGCCGTCCTGCACTCCGCCATTACACGGTTTTCACCCGCGCGCCATATTGACGCGAAATATGCGCAACTATTGTTCGAAGCACAGCGTAAGGGGGTAGAAATTCTGATTTATAAAGCGGAACTTTCTGCCGATAGTATGACTCTGATAGAGCCATTAACTGTCACTTTATAG
- the thpR gene encoding RNA 2',3'-cyclic phosphodiesterase — protein MSEPKRLFFAIELPAIVREQLISWRAAHFLPEAGRPVAAENLHLTLAFLGDVSADKQQALIALAGRIRQPGFTLSLDDAGQWLRSRVVWLGTRQSPRGLLQLANILRAQAARSGCYQSPQPFHPHVTLLRDASHAVAIPPPGFCWSFPVTEFALYASSFSRGRTRYAKLQRWTLTE, from the coding sequence ATGTCTGAGCCGAAACGGCTGTTTTTTGCCATCGAACTGCCCGCCATCGTACGTGAGCAACTGATCTCGTGGCGGGCGGCACATTTTCTCCCTGAGGCGGGACGCCCCGTTGCGGCCGAGAACCTGCATTTAACGCTGGCATTTTTAGGCGATGTGAGCGCTGACAAACAACAGGCGCTGATCGCCCTTGCCGGACGCATTCGCCAGCCAGGATTTACGCTCAGTCTGGATGATGCCGGACAGTGGTTACGCTCTCGCGTGGTCTGGCTGGGGACGCGTCAGTCCCCGCGTGGGCTGTTGCAACTGGCCAATATTCTGCGGGCTCAGGCGGCGCGCAGCGGGTGTTATCAAAGTCCACAACCGTTTCATCCTCACGTGACGCTATTGCGCGACGCCAGCCACGCCGTGGCGATCCCACCGCCTGGCTTTTGCTGGTCATTTCCGGTGACGGAATTTGCCCTGTATGCGTCCTCTTTTTCCCGAGGACGTACGCGTTACGCCAAACTTCAGCGCTGGACGCTTACCGAATAA
- the hrpB gene encoding ATP-dependent helicase HrpB encodes MTSLPVAAVLPELLTALDSAPQVLLSAPTGAGKSTWLPLQFLAHKGIKGRIILLEPRRLAARNVAQRLAELLNEKPGETVGYRMRAQSCVGPATRLVVVTEGVLTRMIQRDPELSGVGLVILDEFHERSLQADLALALLLDVQQGLRDDLKLLIMSATLDNDRLQQCLPDAPVIVSEGRAFPVERRYQPLASQLRFDEAVAVACAELLRKEPGSLLLFLPGVGEILRVQEQLSTRVGSDVLLCPLYGALSLNDQRKAILPAPQGTHKVVLATNIAETSLTIEGIRLVVDCAQERVARFDARTGLTRLITQRISQASMTQRAGRAGRLEPGICLHLIAKEQAERAAAQGDPEILHSDLSGLLMELLQWGCRDPAQLTWLDLPPAVNLQAAKRLLHMLGALDGEQLSATGQKMAALGNDPRLAAMLVSASTPDDAATAAKLAAILEEPPRMGNTDLGVAFSRHQPAWQQRSQQLLNRLHVRNGEADASRIAPLLAQAFADRIARRRSQDGRYQLANGMGAALDADDALGRHEWLMAPLLLQGSASPDARILLALPLDIDALIQRCPALLQQSDTIEWDETQGTLKAWRRLRIGELTVKVQPLAKPSEEELHLAMLNGIRDKGLSVLNWTPAAEQLRLRLHCAAKWLPEYDWPAVDDRTLLATLENWLLPHMSGVHSLRGLKSLDVHQALSGLLDYSLQQRLVSSLPTHYTVPTGSRIAIRYHEDNPPALAVRMQEMFGEASTPTIAEGRVPLVLELLSPAQRPLQITQDLAAFWQGSYRDVQKEMKGRYPKHVWPDDPANTAPTRRTKKYS; translated from the coding sequence GTGACGTCGTTACCTGTTGCTGCTGTACTGCCTGAATTGCTTACTGCCCTGGATTCTGCGCCGCAGGTACTGCTGAGCGCGCCGACGGGGGCCGGTAAGTCAACCTGGTTGCCGCTACAGTTTCTGGCGCATAAGGGCATCAAAGGGCGGATTATCCTGCTGGAACCGCGTCGTCTGGCGGCGCGTAACGTGGCGCAAAGGCTTGCGGAACTGCTTAATGAAAAGCCCGGTGAGACGGTCGGCTACCGGATGCGGGCGCAATCCTGCGTCGGGCCAGCAACGCGGCTTGTGGTGGTCACCGAAGGGGTGCTGACGCGGATGATCCAGCGCGACCCGGAGCTCAGCGGGGTAGGGCTGGTGATCCTCGATGAATTTCATGAACGCAGCCTGCAGGCGGATCTCGCGCTGGCGCTGCTGCTGGACGTGCAGCAAGGACTGCGTGACGATCTTAAACTGCTGATCATGTCCGCCACGCTGGATAACGATCGCCTGCAACAGTGCCTGCCGGATGCGCCGGTGATCGTTTCTGAAGGACGTGCCTTTCCCGTTGAGCGTCGTTATCAGCCGCTGGCATCGCAGTTGCGTTTCGACGAGGCCGTGGCGGTCGCCTGCGCCGAACTGCTGCGCAAAGAGCCTGGCTCGCTGCTGCTGTTTTTACCCGGTGTCGGGGAGATCCTGCGCGTACAGGAGCAATTGAGTACGCGAGTCGGCAGTGATGTACTGCTGTGTCCGCTGTATGGCGCGCTGTCGCTCAACGATCAGCGCAAAGCGATTTTGCCTGCCCCGCAAGGGACGCACAAAGTTGTGCTGGCGACCAATATTGCGGAGACCAGTCTGACCATTGAGGGGATTCGCCTGGTGGTTGACTGCGCGCAGGAGCGGGTGGCGCGGTTTGACGCGCGCACCGGGTTGACCCGACTTATCACCCAGCGCATTAGCCAGGCATCAATGACTCAGCGCGCCGGGCGTGCCGGGCGTCTGGAGCCCGGTATCTGTCTGCATCTGATTGCCAAAGAGCAGGCGGAACGCGCCGCAGCGCAAGGGGATCCTGAAATTTTGCACAGCGATCTCTCGGGTTTACTGATGGAATTGTTGCAGTGGGGCTGTCGCGATCCCGCGCAACTCACCTGGCTGGATCTGCCGCCCGCCGTCAACTTACAGGCGGCGAAACGATTACTGCACATGCTGGGGGCGCTGGATGGCGAGCAGCTCAGTGCGACGGGGCAAAAAATGGCGGCACTGGGTAACGACCCGCGCCTGGCCGCAATGTTAGTCAGTGCTTCCACACCCGACGATGCGGCCACTGCGGCAAAGCTGGCGGCGATTCTTGAGGAACCTCCGCGGATGGGCAATACCGATCTTGGCGTGGCGTTTTCCCGCCATCAGCCCGCCTGGCAACAGCGGAGTCAGCAACTTCTCAACCGTCTGCATGTTCGCAACGGCGAAGCGGATGCGTCACGCATTGCCCCGTTGCTGGCTCAGGCCTTTGCTGACCGTATCGCGCGCCGACGCAGCCAGGACGGGCGTTATCAACTGGCGAATGGCATGGGGGCGGCGCTGGACGCCGATGATGCGTTAGGGCGGCACGAATGGCTGATGGCGCCTCTGTTATTACAGGGTAGCGCGTCGCCGGATGCGCGGATCCTGCTGGCGCTGCCGCTCGATATCGACGCGCTTATTCAGCGTTGTCCTGCGCTGTTACAGCAGTCTGATACCATCGAGTGGGATGAGACGCAGGGGACGCTGAAAGCCTGGCGCAGACTGCGAATCGGGGAGCTGACGGTCAAAGTTCAGCCGCTGGCAAAACCGTCCGAAGAGGAACTGCATCTGGCGATGCTTAATGGCATCCGCGATAAAGGCCTGAGCGTGCTCAACTGGACGCCCGCGGCAGAACAACTGCGGTTACGCCTGCACTGTGCGGCGAAATGGCTGCCGGAGTATGACTGGCCAGCCGTGGACGACAGGACATTACTGGCCACGCTGGAGAACTGGCTGCTGCCGCATATGAGCGGCGTGCATTCGTTGCGCGGCCTGAAATCGCTGGATGTTCACCAGGCATTGAGCGGGTTACTGGATTATTCCCTGCAGCAACGTCTGGTGAGTTCGCTACCCACACATTACACTGTGCCGACGGGAAGTCGGATAGCCATTCGTTATCACGAAGATAACCCGCCGGCACTGGCAGTCAGAATGCAGGAGATGTTTGGCGAGGCCAGCACGCCGACCATCGCCGAAGGCCGCGTGCCGCTGGTGCTGGAGCTCTTGTCCCCCGCGCAGCGACCGTTGCAGATAACCCAGGATTTGGCTGCGTTCTGGCAGGGGTCGTATCGCGACGTGCAAAAAGAGATGAAAGGGCGCTATCCCAAACATGTCTGGCCGGACGATCCGGCGAACACGGCACCGACGCGGCGGACTAAAAAGTATTCGTAA
- the mrcB gene encoding bifunctional glycosyl transferase/transpeptidase → MAGNDREPIGRKGKPTRPVKQKVSRRQLRDDEYDDDYDDDYEDEEPMPRKGKGKGRKPRGKRGWMWLLLKIAIVFAVLLAIYGVYLDQKIRSRIDGKVWQLPAAVYGRMVNLEPEMSVSKNEMVKLLEATQYRQVSKMTRPGEFTVQANSIEMIRRPFDFPDSKEGQVRARLTFDDGRLDTIVNMDNNRQFGFFRLDPRLITMLSSPNGEQRLFVPRSGFPDLLVDTLLATEDRHFYEHDGVSLYSIGRAVLANLTAGRTVQGASTLTQQLVKNLFLSSERSYWRKANEAYMALLMDARYSKDRILELYMNEVYLGQSGDNEIRGFPLASLYYFGRPVEELSLDQQALLVGMVKGASVYNPWRNPKLALERRNLVLRLLQQQQVIDQELYDMLSARPLGVQPRGGVISPQPAFMQMVRQELQAKLGDKVKDLSGVKIFTTFDSVAQDAAEKAAVDGIPELKKQRKLSDLETAIVVVDRFSGEVRAMVGGAEPQFAGYNRAMQARRSIGSLAKPATYLTALSQPKIYRLNTWIADAPIALRQPNGQVWSPQNDDRRYSESGKVMLVDALTRSMNVPTVNLGMALGLPAVTDTWLKLGVPKEQLHPVPAMLLGALNLTPIEVAQAFQTIASGGNRAPLSALRSVIAEDGTVLYQSFPQAERAVPAQAAYMTLWTMQQVVQRGTGRQLGAKYPNLHLAGKTGTTNNNVDTWFAGIDGSQVTITWVGRDNNQPTKLYGASGAMSIYQRYLANQTPTPLTLTPPEDIAEMGVDYDGNFVCSGGMRTLPVWTSDPDSLCQQGEMQQPTGNPFDQSSQPQQQQQQQQQPPKEEKKDSDGVAGWIKDMFGSN, encoded by the coding sequence ATGGCCGGGAATGACCGCGAGCCAATTGGACGCAAAGGGAAACCCACGCGTCCGGTGAAACAAAAGGTGAGCCGTCGCCAACTCAGAGACGATGAGTACGACGACGATTATGATGATGACTATGAGGATGAAGAACCGATGCCGCGTAAAGGTAAAGGCAAAGGGCGTAAGCCTCGTGGTAAGCGCGGCTGGATGTGGCTGCTGCTGAAAATAGCGATTGTTTTTGCGGTACTGCTTGCCATCTACGGCGTTTATCTGGATCAAAAAATCCGTAGCCGTATCGATGGCAAAGTCTGGCAGTTGCCGGCGGCGGTGTATGGCCGGATGGTCAACCTAGAGCCGGAAATGTCGGTCAGCAAGAACGAGATGGTTAAACTGCTGGAAGCCACCCAGTACCGTCAGGTCAGCAAGATGACGCGTCCTGGCGAGTTTACCGTGCAGGCCAACAGCATTGAGATGATCCGCCGTCCGTTTGATTTTCCGGACAGCAAAGAGGGTCAGGTGCGCGCGCGTCTGACGTTCGATGATGGTCGCCTGGATACCATCGTCAACATGGATAACAACCGCCAGTTCGGTTTCTTCCGTCTCGATCCGCGCCTGATAACCATGCTGTCGTCGCCAAACGGCGAACAGCGTCTGTTTGTCCCACGCAGCGGCTTCCCGGATCTGCTGGTGGATACGCTGCTGGCGACCGAAGACCGTCATTTCTATGAACATGATGGGGTGAGTTTGTACTCTATCGGCCGCGCGGTGCTGGCGAACCTGACCGCCGGACGCACGGTACAGGGGGCAAGTACCCTGACCCAACAGCTGGTGAAAAACCTGTTCCTCTCCAGCGAACGTTCGTACTGGCGTAAGGCCAACGAAGCCTATATGGCGCTGCTGATGGATGCGCGCTACAGCAAAGATCGCATTCTTGAGCTGTATATGAACGAAGTGTATCTCGGTCAGAGCGGCGATAACGAAATTCGCGGCTTCCCGCTGGCGAGCCTGTACTACTTTGGCCGCCCGGTGGAAGAGCTGAGCCTTGATCAGCAGGCGCTGCTGGTGGGGATGGTGAAAGGGGCGTCAGTCTACAACCCGTGGCGTAACCCGAAACTGGCGCTTGAACGTCGTAACCTGGTGCTGCGTCTGCTGCAACAACAGCAGGTGATCGATCAGGAACTGTACGACATGCTGAGCGCCCGCCCGTTAGGCGTGCAGCCGCGTGGCGGGGTGATCTCACCACAGCCCGCGTTTATGCAGATGGTGCGTCAGGAGTTGCAGGCGAAGCTGGGCGATAAAGTGAAAGATCTCTCCGGCGTGAAGATCTTCACCACCTTTGACTCTGTTGCCCAGGATGCTGCCGAGAAAGCGGCGGTTGACGGGATCCCGGAACTGAAAAAACAGCGCAAGCTGAGCGATCTGGAAACCGCGATTGTGGTGGTGGACCGCTTTAGTGGCGAAGTTCGCGCCATGGTCGGTGGCGCTGAGCCGCAGTTTGCCGGTTATAACCGCGCGATGCAGGCGCGTCGTTCGATTGGTTCTCTGGCCAAACCGGCGACCTATCTGACCGCGCTGAGCCAGCCGAAAATCTATCGCCTGAACACCTGGATTGCCGATGCGCCGATTGCGCTGCGCCAGCCAAACGGTCAGGTGTGGTCGCCGCAGAACGACGATCGTCGTTACAGCGAAAGCGGCAAAGTCATGTTAGTGGATGCGTTGACGCGCTCGATGAACGTACCGACGGTTAATCTGGGGATGGCGCTTGGCCTGCCAGCCGTCACCGATACCTGGCTGAAGCTGGGCGTGCCGAAAGAGCAGTTGCATCCGGTTCCGGCTATGCTGCTGGGGGCGCTGAACCTGACGCCTATCGAAGTGGCGCAGGCGTTCCAGACGATCGCCAGCGGCGGTAACCGTGCGCCGCTTTCCGCGCTGCGTTCGGTTATTGCTGAAGACGGCACCGTGCTGTACCAGAGCTTCCCGCAGGCGGAGCGCGCCGTTCCGGCTCAGGCCGCCTATATGACGCTGTGGACGATGCAGCAGGTTGTGCAGCGCGGCACCGGTCGCCAGCTTGGCGCGAAGTATCCGAATCTGCATCTGGCGGGTAAAACCGGGACCACGAACAATAACGTCGATACGTGGTTTGCCGGTATTGACGGCAGTCAGGTGACCATCACCTGGGTAGGTCGCGATAACAACCAGCCAACGAAGCTGTACGGGGCGAGTGGGGCTATGTCGATTTATCAGCGCTATCTGGCGAACCAGACGCCGACGCCGCTGACGCTGACCCCGCCGGAGGATATTGCGGAGATGGGCGTCGACTATGACGGTAACTTTGTCTGCAGTGGCGGTATGCGCACGTTGCCGGTCTGGACATCAGATCCGGATTCACTCTGCCAGCAGGGCGAAATGCAACAGCCGACCGGGAACCCGTTCGATCAATCTTCTCAGCCGCAGCAACAGCAGCAACAGCAGCAACAGCCGCCGAAGGAAGAGAAGAAAGACAGCGACGGGGTAGCGGGCTGGATTAAGGATATGTTCGGCAGTAACTAA